A stretch of Rhododendron vialii isolate Sample 1 chromosome 4a, ASM3025357v1 DNA encodes these proteins:
- the LOC131322206 gene encoding adenylosuccinate synthetase, chloroplastic has product MNISSLRLESSPLAAPQRSFYGGTLRTTCGNSGTTCAGPHSLPLHNRKFPASALNSVASSAASSPAVAAEPASEALSRIGSLSQVSGVLGSQWGDEGKGKLVDILAKHFDIVARCQGGANAGHTIYNAEGKKFALHLVPSGILNEETLCVIGNGVVVHLPGLFDEIDGLESNGISCKGRILVSDRAHLLFDFHQVVDGFREAELANSFIGTTKRGIGPCYSSKVIRNGIRVCDLRHMDTFRQKLDVLLSDAASRFKDFKVSPLMLREEIEKYKRFAERLEPFIADTVHVMNESISQKKKILVEGGQATMLDIDFGTYPFVTSSSPSAGGICTGLGIAPRVVGDLIGVVKAYTTRVGSGPFPTENLGKGGDLLRFAGQEFGTTTGRPRRCGWLDVVALKYCSQINGFSSLNLTKLDVLSEFDEIQLGVAYKCLDGTPIDSFPADLRVLEQLKVEYEVLPGWQSDISSIRKYSDLPKAAQRYVERIEELVGVPIHYIGIGPGRDALIFK; this is encoded by the exons ATGAACATCTCATCGCTGAGGCTCGAATCAAGCCCACTCGCAGCACCACAGAGGAGCTTCTACGGCGGAACCCTAAGAACAACCTGCGGAAACAGTGGCACCACTTGTGCTGGGCCCCACTCCCTTCCCCTTCACAATCGCAAGTTCCCGGCGTCCGCTTTGAATTCCGTCGCTTCTTCTGCTGCTTCGTCGCCGGCCGTGGCCGCCGAGCCGGCAAGCGAGGCGCTGAGTCGAATCGGGTCGCTGAGTCAGGTTTCGGGCGTGCTGGGTAGTCAGTGGGGCGACGAAGGCAAAGGGAAATTAGTCGATATCTTGGCCAAGCACTTCGATATCGTCGCTCGCTGTCAG GGTGGAGCTAATGCTGGGCACACTATTTACAATGCAGAGGGCAAGAAGTTTGCCCTTCATCTTGTTCCTTCTGGTATTCTCAATGAGGAAACTCTGTGTGTGATTGGTAATGGGGTCGTGGTGCATTTACCAGGGTTGTTTGATGAAATTGATGGCCTTGAGTCTAATGGGATCTCCTGCAAAGGAAGAATACTGGTATCTGATCGGGCTCACTTGTTATTTGATTTTCACCAAGTCGTAGATGGGTTTAGGGAGGCAGAGCTAGCAAATTCCTTTATTGGCACCACCAAGAGAGGCATTGGACCGTGTTATTCTAGCAAAGTGATCCGAAATGGCATTAGGGTATGTGACCTTAGGCATATGGACACTTTCCGTCAGAAGCTTGATGTCTTGTTGTCAGATGCAGCTTCAAGATTCAAAGATTTCAAGGTTAGCCCATTGATGCTCagagaagaaattgaaaaatacaagAGATTTGCTGAGAGGTTGGAGCCCTTTATTGCCGATACTGTGCATGTGATGAATGAatcaatttctcaaaagaaaaagatattaGTGGAAGGTGGTCAGGCAACCATGTTGGACATTGACTTTGGAACGTACCCCTTTGTAACTTCCTCTAGCCCTTCAGCAGGTGGAATCTGCACTGGTCTTGGCATTGCCCCTAGAGTTGTTGGTGATCTAATTGGAGTG GTTAAAGCAtacactacaagagttggttcGGGTCCTTTCCCTACAGAAAACTTGGGTAAAGGAGGTGATCTTCTTAGGTTTGCTGGGCAGGAGTTTGGTACGACTACTGGGCGTCCACGTCGCTGTGGCTGGCTTGATGTAGTTGCTCTAAAGTACTGCTCTCAGATTAATGGCTTCTCTTCTCTAAATCTCACAAAACTTGATGTTTTATCGGAGTTTGatgaaattcaattgggtgTAGCCTATAAGTGCCTTGATGGTACACCAATTGATTCATTCCCTGCTGATCTTCGTGTTCTTGAGCAATTGAAG GTGGAATACGAAGTTTTGCCGGGGTGGCAGAGTGATATCTCTTCGATCCGAAAGTACTCAGATCTTCCAAAAGCCGCACAGAGATACGTGGAAAGGATAGAAGAACTTGTTGGAGTTCCAATCCATTACATTGGCATAGGGCCTGGCCGCGATGCTCTTATATTCAAATGA
- the LOC131322643 gene encoding probable LRR receptor-like serine/threonine-protein kinase At3g47570 — protein sequence MGSFGSVYKGILDQDQKLVAVKVLNLRFRGASKSFIAECKALRSIKHRNLVKVLSACSSIDYHGNDFKALVYEFMVNGSLEEWLHTIENVDEVHNNLRNLNLLQRLNIAIDVASALDYLHKHCPEPIVHCDLKPSNVLLDNEMTGHVGDFGLARFLLESTLDCSANQSSSIGVKGSLGYVAPEYGMGNEVSPSGDVYSYGILLLEMFTGKRPTDNIFSDGLSLHNFAKVDLPAQIPSIVDPMIFQQREQDASTSINNAHNQSSDSNHKILECLISILKLGVTYSEELLSDRLAINVVVPQLQVIKNTLLGGRRSEPVLQYHHE from the coding sequence AtgggtagttttggttcagtgTACAAAGGAATTCTTGATCAAGATCAAAAACTTGTAGCGGTGAAGGTATTAAACCTTCGATTCCGTGGAGCTTCCAAGAGTTTCATCGCCGAGTGTAAGGCCTTGAGGAGCATCAAACATCGAAATCTTGTCAAGGTTCTCAGTGCATGCTCAAGTATCGACTATCATGGTAATGATTTCAAAGCTCTTGTTTATGAGTTCATGGTTAATGGGAGCCTAGAGGAGTGGTTGCATACAATTGAGAATGTCGATGAGGTCCATAATAACTTGAGGAATTTAAACCTTCTTCAGAGGCTAAATATTGCTATTGATGTTGCTTCTGCTCTTGATTATCTTCACAAACATTGCCCAGAACCAATAGTCCATTGTGATCTGAAGCCGAGCAATGTTCTTCTTGACAATGAAATGACAGGACACGTAGGTGACTTTGGATTAGCAAGATTCCTTCTAGAATCAACCTTGGACTGTTCTGCAAATCAATCCAGTTCTATAGGAGTAAAAGGCTCTCTTGGTTATGTTGCTCCAGAATATGGCATGGGAAATGAAGTGTCACCATCTGGTGATGTGTACAGTTATGGCATCCTATTATTGGAGATGTTCACAGGGAAGAGACCTACTGATAATATTTTCAGTGATGGTCTGAGTCTCCACAACTTTGCTAAGGTAGATTTGCCTGCACAAATCCCAAGCATTGTTGATCCAATGATCTTTCAACAAAGGGAACAGGACGCGAGCACAAGCATCAACAATGCTCATAATCAGAGTTCTGATAGCAATCACAAGATTCTAGAGTGTTTGATTTCAATACTTAAACTTGGAGTCACCTATTCAGAAGAACTGCTGAGTGATCGACTAGCCATAAATGTGGTGGTTCCTCAGTTGCAAGTGATCAAGAACACTCTTCTTGGAGGCAGAAGAAGTGAACCAGTATTGCAGTATCATCATGAGTAG
- the LOC131321722 gene encoding uncharacterized protein LOC131321722 encodes MWNMIQLECRCWVVSCFHLWERPMPLFSRRGAMLQAPTSDRSALVAIPQGQFGSGSGKTQPGTSSGTIDRMSLQCDHCHNTGHIKDFCWKLHGRPSRGRGSGRGGQGRGPGRSQAQAHVSEFSTLSDFGSSTGVPSPSDSTGGFSQREMQALRRLMARADSSSTIAPTSTAALTASYFAHSGTGNGKGDWQW; translated from the exons ATGTGGAatatgatccaattagagtgcaggtgttgggtcgtgtcctgtttccatctttgggagaggcctatgccattgttcagcaggaggggtgctatgttgcaagctcctacttctgatcgttctgcctTGGTTGCTATTCCGCAGGGACAGTTTGGGTCTGGCAGTGGAAAGACTCAGCCTGGTACTAGCAGTGGGACTATAGACCGTatgtcactccagtgtgatcattgccacaacactggacATATCAAggatttttgttggaagttacatggtcgtccTTCTCGTGGGCGAGGCAGTGGACGTGGAGGCCAAGGTCGTGGTCCTGGGCGTTCTCAGGCTCAGGCACATGTTTCAGAGTTTTCTACCTTGTCTGATTTTGGGTCCAGTACAGGAGTCCCATCACCTTCTGATTCTACTGGTGGTTTCTCTCAGagggagatgcaagctctcagACGTCTTATGGCTCGGGCTGACTCTTCctctactatagctcctactTCTACAGCAGCTCTTactgcatcctattttgctcattcag gaactggaaacgggaaaggtgattggcagtggtaa